The Salegentibacter mishustinae genomic interval CGGAAGAACGCTAACCTACCCACAAAAGGATCGGTTGCGATCTTAAACGCAAGCGCAGAAAAAGGAGAGTCTACGTGTGGTTTACGAGATTCCTCTTCACCCGTTTCAGGGTTAGTACCCACAATAGCTTCAACATCTACTGGAGAAGGCATATATCTCATTACAGCGTCAAGCATTGCCTGAACACCTTTATTTTTAAAGGCAGAACCACACATCATAGGTATGATAGACATATCTATAGTTGCAGCTCTTAGCGCAGCGATAATCTCATCTTCAGTAATAGAATCCTCATCCTCAAAAAACTTTTCCATCAATGCTTCATCATACTCGGCCACAGCTTCAACAAGCTCTGCCCTGTATTTATTCACATCATCGATCAACTCTTCAGGAATATCAATAGTTTCATAGGTCATCCCATGATCTTCCTCATTCCAAATAATAGCTTTTTTGGAAATAAGATCAACAACACCTTTAAAGTCTATTTCATCACCGATTGGAACTTGCAATGGCACTGGGTTTCCACCTAACATCTCTCTAACCTGCTTACACACATTAAAGAAGTCAGCTCCCTGACGGTCCATTTTATTTACAAATCCTAAACGCGGTACTTTATATTTATCTGCCTGTCTCCATACAGTTTCAGATTGAGGCTCCACCCCATCTACTGCACTAAACAAAGCAACAACACCATCAAGAACACGTAAAGAACGCTCTACCTCTACGGTAAAGTCAACGTGACCAGGGGTGTCAATAATATTCACAATATACTCATGATCTCTATAAGGCCAGGTACAGTGCGTCGCAGCAGAAGTAATAGTAATACCTCTTTCCTGCTCTTGCTCCATCCAGTCCATAGTAGCCGCACCATCGTGCACCTCTCCTATTTTGTGGCTTATTCCTGTATAATAAAGAATACGCTCTGTTGTTGTGGTTTTACCCGCATCAATATGAGCAGCAATTCCTATATTTCTCGTAAATTTTAAATCTCTTTGTGCCATTATTTTTAGAATCTAAAGTGAGAGAATGCTTTATTCGCTTCAGCCATTTTATGAGTATCAACTCTTTTCTTAACTGCAGCTCCTTCTTCTTTGGCAGCAGCAAGAACTTCAGAAGCTAATTTCTGCGCCATAGTTTTTTCATTTCTCTTTCTTGCAAAAGAAATCAACCATTTCATAGCAGTTGCTACTTTCCTATCTGGTCTTATTTGCATCGGGATTTGAAAGGTCGCACCTCCAACTCGTCTACTTCT includes:
- the rpsG gene encoding 30S ribosomal protein S7; this translates as MRRRQAKKRPLLPDPKFNDQLVTRFVNMMMWDGKKSVAFKIFYDAIAIIEEKKQDEEKTGLEIWKDALSNVMPHVEVRSRRVGGATFQIPMQIRPDRKVATAMKWLISFARKRNEKTMAQKLASEVLAAAKEEGAAVKKRVDTHKMAEANKAFSHFRF